One window of the Daphnia pulex isolate KAP4 chromosome 8, ASM2113471v1 genome contains the following:
- the LOC124199429 gene encoding 40S ribosomal protein S6-like — protein sequence MDLAGILVPVFAMIFSNEQSAQQSVMVIEAKMKRSFPYVSPKATFVFTSNKTLPGGLVIRDFVSTVSNDGKYSLLVENHSMHSVCLPRTGIFEDERKVRKYEKRMGAEVEADGLGDEWKGYVFRVAGGNDKQGFPMKQGILTTGDVRLLFSKGHSCFRERRTGERRRKSVRGCIVDANLSVLAVVVVKKGEQAIPGLTDVTVPKRLGPKRASKIRKLFNLAKEDDVRQYVIKRPLPKKKGKIDGVSIVPMRRKNSILVVLA from the coding sequence CCCAGCAATCAGTAATGGTAATTGAGGCGAAGATGAAGAGATCATTTCCTTACGTCTCTCCTAAAGCGACATTTGTTTTTACGTCTAATAAAACACTACCAGGTGGTCTAGTAATAAGAGATTTCGTTAGCACCGTTTCGAACGATGGAAAATATAGTTTATTAGTAGAAAATCATTCAATGCATTCTGTTTGTTTACCAAGAACAGGGATTTTTGAAGATGAACGTAAAGTTCGAAAATACGAGAAGCGTATGGGTGCCGAAGTTGAGGCTGATGGTCTTGGAGATGAGTGGAAGGGATATGTATTCAGAGTTGCTGGTGGCAACGACAAACAAGGATTCCCCATGAAGCAGGGTATCCTCACTACAGGTGATGTGCGACTTTTGTTCTCCAAAGGGCATTCCTGCTTCCGTGAGAGACGTACTGGTGAAAGGAGGCGTAAGTCAGTCAGGGGATGCATCGTTGATGCTAACTTGTCTGTCTtggcagttgttgttgtcaagaAGGGTGAACAGGCAATCCCCGGCTTGACCGATGTTACTGTGCCTAAGCGATTGGGTCCCAAGCGTGCTTCTAAGATCCGCAAACTCTTCAACCTTGCCAAAGAAGATGACGTTAGGCAGTACGTTATCAAGCGGCcattgccaaagaaaaaaggaaaaatagacgGAGTATCAATTGTCCCGATGAGGAGGAAGAATTCGATACTGGTCGTCCTGGCATAG